The Moraxella haemolytica genome window below encodes:
- a CDS encoding malate synthase G: MSTTRIQKGTLAIDKILYDFIENEALPVAKTVLDIDSDRYWANFEQVVVDLTPKNKALLAHRDDLQTKIDDWHKNNVYELGAYKDFLKQIGYIEPEVADFTIETKNVDDEIATIAGAQLVVPVRNARYALNAGNARWGSLYDALYGFDVISEADGAEKGKEYNPVRGAKVIEFAKNFLDETFALTDGSHADVTAYSIDDGQLSATIGDKISTLKDSEKLAGFNGTADNPKQIILKNNGLHAIVEIDRTHLIGKDDKAGVKDIILESAVTTIQDLEDSVAAVDAEEKVEGYRNWLGLMKGDLSENLEKNGKIITRKLNADRTYTDLNGNTKTLHGRSVMLLRNVGHLMTNPAILVNDEEIFEGIMDALITPLLSAIDICGNNNLRNSRTGSMYIVKPKMHGSDEVAFAVELFERAEQAIGLPPKSIKMGIMDEEKRTSVNLKNCIFKAKERTIFINTGFMDRTGDEIHTAMQAGAFVRKGDIKGQTWFNAYEKRNVGIGLLTGLIGKAQIGKGMWPKPDELAEMYRTKIEHPEAGASCAWVPSPNGATIHAIHYHKCNVAKRQSEIKNEEMPSIDDLLAIPLAVDTSWTDDEKQKELDNNCQGILGYVVRWVDLGVGCSKVPDINNVGLMEDRATLRISSQHIANWLTHGIVTKNQVWDTLKRMAKVVDEQNASDPAYRPMSSDFENNIAFNAAADLIFKGATEPSGYTEPLLHQARLKLKGYQGD; the protein is encoded by the coding sequence ATGTCAACTACTCGTATCCAAAAAGGCACGCTTGCCATTGACAAGATTTTATACGATTTTATTGAAAATGAGGCTTTGCCTGTAGCAAAGACGGTGCTAGATATTGATAGCGACCGTTATTGGGCAAATTTTGAACAGGTGGTGGTAGATTTAACACCAAAAAACAAAGCACTGCTTGCCCATCGTGATGACCTACAGACCAAAATTGATGATTGGCACAAGAACAATGTTTATGAGCTGGGTGCGTATAAGGACTTTTTGAAGCAAATTGGCTACATAGAGCCAGAGGTTGCTGATTTTACGATTGAGACTAAGAATGTGGACGATGAGATTGCGACCATTGCAGGTGCTCAATTGGTTGTGCCTGTGCGAAATGCTCGCTACGCCCTAAATGCAGGTAATGCACGGTGGGGTAGTTTATATGACGCACTCTATGGTTTTGATGTCATCAGCGAGGCAGACGGAGCTGAAAAAGGCAAAGAGTACAACCCTGTGCGTGGTGCTAAGGTCATTGAATTTGCCAAAAATTTTCTTGATGAGACCTTTGCTTTGACAGATGGCTCGCACGCTGATGTTACTGCTTATAGTATTGATGATGGTCAATTATCTGCTACCATTGGTGATAAAATCAGCACCCTAAAAGACAGCGAAAAACTGGCAGGATTTAATGGAACGGCTGATAATCCCAAGCAGATTATCCTAAAAAATAACGGCTTGCACGCCATAGTGGAGATTGACCGTACACACCTAATTGGCAAGGACGATAAAGCAGGCGTCAAAGATATCATTTTGGAATCTGCGGTTACTACCATTCAAGACTTAGAGGATTCTGTGGCAGCGGTAGATGCTGAAGAAAAAGTAGAAGGATATCGCAACTGGCTTGGACTCATGAAGGGCGATTTGAGTGAAAATTTAGAAAAAAATGGCAAAATCATCACTCGCAAACTAAACGCCGACCGCACCTACACCGACCTAAATGGCAACACCAAAACTCTGCACGGGCGTTCGGTGATGTTACTACGCAATGTTGGGCATTTGATGACCAACCCTGCGATTTTGGTCAATGACGAGGAGATTTTTGAGGGCATCATGGACGCATTGATTACGCCATTGCTATCTGCCATTGATATCTGTGGTAATAACAACTTGCGTAACTCACGCACAGGCTCAATGTACATTGTCAAGCCAAAAATGCACGGTTCTGACGAGGTTGCTTTTGCTGTAGAATTGTTTGAACGAGCAGAACAGGCCATTGGCTTGCCACCTAAGTCCATAAAAATGGGCATTATGGACGAAGAAAAACGCACCAGTGTTAATCTAAAAAACTGTATCTTTAAAGCAAAAGAGCGGACAATCTTTATTAATACAGGCTTTATGGATAGAACAGGTGATGAGATTCATACCGCCATGCAGGCAGGAGCATTTGTACGCAAGGGGGATATTAAGGGGCAGACTTGGTTCAATGCTTATGAAAAAAGAAATGTTGGCATTGGGCTGTTGACTGGGCTTATTGGCAAGGCTCAAATTGGTAAAGGTATGTGGCCAAAGCCCGATGAGCTTGCCGAAATGTACCGCACCAAGATTGAGCATCCTGAGGCAGGAGCGAGCTGTGCTTGGGTGCCATCGCCAAATGGAGCGACAATTCATGCCATTCATTACCACAAGTGCAATGTCGCCAAACGCCAAAGTGAAATTAAAAATGAAGAGATGCCAAGTATTGATGACTTGCTAGCCATTCCGCTTGCTGTCGATACCAGTTGGACAGATGATGAAAAGCAAAAAGAGCTAGATAATAACTGTCAAGGTATTTTGGGCTATGTTGTGCGTTGGGTGGATTTGGGCGTTGGTTGCTCTAAAGTGCCTGATATTAATAATGTGGGGCTTATGGAAGACCGTGCGACCTTACGCATTTCAAGCCAGCACATTGCCAACTGGCTGACGCACGGTATTGTCACTAAAAACCAAGTATGGGATACCCTAAAACGCATGGCAAAAGTCGTGGACGAACAAAATGCGTCCGACCCTGCGTATCGCCCTATGTCGTCAGATTTTGAGAACAACATCGCCTTTAATGCGGCGGCTGATCTCATCTTCAAGGGGGCGACCGAGCCAAGCGGTTATACCGAGCCGTTATTGCATCAGGCAAGATTGAAATTAAAAGGTTATCAAGGTGATTGA